The following coding sequences are from one Cygnus olor isolate bCygOlo1 chromosome 2, bCygOlo1.pri.v2, whole genome shotgun sequence window:
- the FAM126A gene encoding hyccin isoform X1 — MLAVDTGIVEEWLSEFKTLPEASISSYATNLKDKTALISSLYKVIQEPQSELLEPVCHQLFEFYRSGEEQLLRFTLQFLPELMWCYLAVSASRDLQSSGCIEALLLGVYNLEIVDKEGHSKVLSFTIPSLSKPSVYHEPSSIGSMALTEGALSQHGLSRVVYSGPHPQREMLTAQNRFEVLTFLLLCYNAALSYMPAVSLQSLCQICSRICVCGYPRQQVRKYKGVNCRIPVSSEFMVQMLTGIYYAFYNGEWDLARKAMDDILYRAQLELYPEPLLVANAIKASLPQGAMKSSKEGTRCIQVEITPTSSRISRNAVTSMSIRGHRWKRHGNTDLGIEEELIEVSETDEGFYSRAASSTSQSALPNSSNTSSKNLLGKSQRRSGGSKAGGKEKEGETCRDHLSRKQTQRAMSENLELVSLKRLTLTTSQSLPKPGSHSLARTTTTVFSKSFEQVSGVTVPNNRGGVSGTEANRFSACSLQEEKLIYGTERTDLPLLSKQPNQQRPPSISITLSTD; from the exons acctTGCCAGAGGCATCCATATCCAGCTATGCGACAAACTTGAAAGACAAGACTGCTCTGATTTCATCTCTTTACAAAGTAATTCAGGAGCCACAGAGTGAA CTTCTGGAGCCAGTCTGCCATCAGCTCTTCGAGTTCTATCGCAGTGGTGAGGAACAATTACTGCGATTCACGCTGCAGTTTCTACCAGAACTGATGTGGTGCTACCTTGCCGTCTCAGCCAGCAGAGATTTGCAGAGCAGTGGATGCATAGAGGCCCTTCTCCTAGGAGTTTACAACTTG GAGATAGTTGATAAAGAGGGACATAGCAAAGTGCTGAGTTTCACGATTCCATCTTTATCCAAACCTTCAGTATATCATGAA ccTTCCAGCATTGGCTCCATGGCTCTGACTGAAGGAGCTTTATCCCAGCATGGTTTGTCCAGGGTTGTATACAGTGGACCTCATCCTCAGAGGGAGATGTTAACAGCACAGAACAG GTTTGAAGTGTTaactttccttctgctctgctacAATGCTGCCTTAAGCTACATGCCTGCAGTTTCTCTTCAGTCACTGTGTCAAATTTGTTCAAG AATTTGTGTCTGTGGATATCCCCGCCAACAAGTGAGAAAGTACAAGGGAGTAAACTGCAGGATTCCAGTTTCATCTGAATTCATGGTGCAAATGCTAACAGGGATTTATTATGCCTt TTATAATGGAGAATGGGATCTGGCTCGTAAAGCTATGGATGACATTTTGTATAGAGCACAGCTAGAACTGTATCCAGAACCTCTGCTG GTTGCTAATGCAATAAAAGCTTCACTGCCTCAGGGTGCCATGAAATCTAGTAAAGAAGGCACAAGGTGTATTCAGGTTGAAATTACACCTACTTCCTCCAGGATATCAAGAAATGCTGTGACTAGTATGTCTATCCGAGGGCATAGATGGAAAAGGCATG GTAATACTGATCTAGGAATTGAAGAAGAACTGATAGAAGTATCTGAAACTGATGAAGGGTTTTACTCTAGGGCTGCATCTAGCACGAGTCAGTCCGCCTTACCTAACAGCAGCAACACAAGCAGTAAGAACCTTTTAGGGAAGAGCCAACGAAGATCTGGAGGAAgcaaagctggaggaaaagaaaaagaaggagaaaccTGCAGAGATCACTTGTCACGAAAACAAACTCAGAGAGCCATGAGCGAGAATCTAGAACTTGTTTCCTTGAAGAGACTGACACTGACAACCAGCCAGTCCCTGCCTAAACCTGGTAGCCATAGTTTGGCCAGAACTACCACTACTGTGTTTAGTAAATCATTTGAACAGGTCAGTGGTGTCACAGTTCCAAATAATCGTGGTGGTGTATCTGGTACAGAGGCAAACAGGTTCTCAGCTTGCAGTCTTCAGGAGGAAAAACTGATCTAtggaacagaaagaacagaCCTTCCTCTTTTAAGCAAGCAACCTAACCAGCAGCGACCTCCTAGTATTAGTATAACTTTGTCAACAGATTGA
- the FAM126A gene encoding hyccin isoform X3, producing the protein MLAVDTGIVEEWLSEFKTLPEASISSYATNLKDKTALISSLYKVIQEPQSELLEPVCHQLFEFYRSGEEQLLRFTLQFLPELMWCYLAVSASRDLQSSGCIEALLLGVYNLEIVDKEGHSKVLSFTIPSLSKPSVYHEPSSIGSMALTEGALSQHGLSRVVYSGPHPQREMLTAQNRFEVLTFLLLCYNAALSYMPAVSLQSLCQICSRICVCGYPRQQVRKYKGVNCRIPVSSEFMVQMLTGIYYAFYNGEWDLARKAMDDILYRAQLELYPEPLLVANAIKASLPQGAMKSSKEGTRCIQVEITPTSSRISRNAVTSMSIRGHRWKRHEQPENGNDATELGNFIIPEISVTNVSGERTGNGEKSRALAENDVQHIQGVQETATDPRTDSKGMPEIRRQKSVILI; encoded by the exons acctTGCCAGAGGCATCCATATCCAGCTATGCGACAAACTTGAAAGACAAGACTGCTCTGATTTCATCTCTTTACAAAGTAATTCAGGAGCCACAGAGTGAA CTTCTGGAGCCAGTCTGCCATCAGCTCTTCGAGTTCTATCGCAGTGGTGAGGAACAATTACTGCGATTCACGCTGCAGTTTCTACCAGAACTGATGTGGTGCTACCTTGCCGTCTCAGCCAGCAGAGATTTGCAGAGCAGTGGATGCATAGAGGCCCTTCTCCTAGGAGTTTACAACTTG GAGATAGTTGATAAAGAGGGACATAGCAAAGTGCTGAGTTTCACGATTCCATCTTTATCCAAACCTTCAGTATATCATGAA ccTTCCAGCATTGGCTCCATGGCTCTGACTGAAGGAGCTTTATCCCAGCATGGTTTGTCCAGGGTTGTATACAGTGGACCTCATCCTCAGAGGGAGATGTTAACAGCACAGAACAG GTTTGAAGTGTTaactttccttctgctctgctacAATGCTGCCTTAAGCTACATGCCTGCAGTTTCTCTTCAGTCACTGTGTCAAATTTGTTCAAG AATTTGTGTCTGTGGATATCCCCGCCAACAAGTGAGAAAGTACAAGGGAGTAAACTGCAGGATTCCAGTTTCATCTGAATTCATGGTGCAAATGCTAACAGGGATTTATTATGCCTt TTATAATGGAGAATGGGATCTGGCTCGTAAAGCTATGGATGACATTTTGTATAGAGCACAGCTAGAACTGTATCCAGAACCTCTGCTG GTTGCTAATGCAATAAAAGCTTCACTGCCTCAGGGTGCCATGAAATCTAGTAAAGAAGGCACAAGGTGTATTCAGGTTGAAATTACACCTACTTCCTCCAGGATATCAAGAAATGCTGTGACTAGTATGTCTATCCGAGGGCATAGATGGAAAAGGCATG AACAACCAGAGAATGGTAATGATGCTACTGAATTGGGCAACTTTATCATACCTGAGATTAGTGTCACAAATGTGTCTGGAGAGAGAACCGGGAATGGGGAAAAGAGCAGAGCACTAGCAGAGAATGATGTTCAGCATATACAGGGAGTACAGGAAACAGCTACAGATCCTAGAACTGACAGCAAAGGCATGCCAGAAATCAGGAGGcaaaaatct GTAATACTGATCTAG
- the FAM126A gene encoding hyccin isoform X2 translates to MLAVDTGIVEEWLSEFKTLPEASISSYATNLKDKTALISSLYKVIQEPQSELLEPVCHQLFEFYRSGEEQLLRFTLQFLPELMWCYLAVSASRDLQSSGCIEALLLGVYNLEIVDKEGHSKVLSFTIPSLSKPSVYHEPSSIGSMALTEGALSQHGLSRVVYSGPHPQREMLTAQNRFEVLTFLLLCYNAALSYMPAVSLQSLCQICSRICVCGYPRQQVRKYKGVNCRIPVSSEFMVQMLTGIYYAFYNGEWDLARKAMDDILYRAQLELYPEPLLVANAIKASLPQGAMKSSKEGTRCIQVEITPTSSRISRNAVTSMSIRGHRWKRHEQPENGNDATELGNFIIPEISVTNVSGERTGNGEKSRALAENDVQHIQGVQETATDPRTDSKGMPEIRRQKSVRKMMDDGINSTGRVQF, encoded by the exons acctTGCCAGAGGCATCCATATCCAGCTATGCGACAAACTTGAAAGACAAGACTGCTCTGATTTCATCTCTTTACAAAGTAATTCAGGAGCCACAGAGTGAA CTTCTGGAGCCAGTCTGCCATCAGCTCTTCGAGTTCTATCGCAGTGGTGAGGAACAATTACTGCGATTCACGCTGCAGTTTCTACCAGAACTGATGTGGTGCTACCTTGCCGTCTCAGCCAGCAGAGATTTGCAGAGCAGTGGATGCATAGAGGCCCTTCTCCTAGGAGTTTACAACTTG GAGATAGTTGATAAAGAGGGACATAGCAAAGTGCTGAGTTTCACGATTCCATCTTTATCCAAACCTTCAGTATATCATGAA ccTTCCAGCATTGGCTCCATGGCTCTGACTGAAGGAGCTTTATCCCAGCATGGTTTGTCCAGGGTTGTATACAGTGGACCTCATCCTCAGAGGGAGATGTTAACAGCACAGAACAG GTTTGAAGTGTTaactttccttctgctctgctacAATGCTGCCTTAAGCTACATGCCTGCAGTTTCTCTTCAGTCACTGTGTCAAATTTGTTCAAG AATTTGTGTCTGTGGATATCCCCGCCAACAAGTGAGAAAGTACAAGGGAGTAAACTGCAGGATTCCAGTTTCATCTGAATTCATGGTGCAAATGCTAACAGGGATTTATTATGCCTt TTATAATGGAGAATGGGATCTGGCTCGTAAAGCTATGGATGACATTTTGTATAGAGCACAGCTAGAACTGTATCCAGAACCTCTGCTG GTTGCTAATGCAATAAAAGCTTCACTGCCTCAGGGTGCCATGAAATCTAGTAAAGAAGGCACAAGGTGTATTCAGGTTGAAATTACACCTACTTCCTCCAGGATATCAAGAAATGCTGTGACTAGTATGTCTATCCGAGGGCATAGATGGAAAAGGCATG AACAACCAGAGAATGGTAATGATGCTACTGAATTGGGCAACTTTATCATACCTGAGATTAGTGTCACAAATGTGTCTGGAGAGAGAACCGGGAATGGGGAAAAGAGCAGAGCACTAGCAGAGAATGATGTTCAGCATATACAGGGAGTACAGGAAACAGCTACAGATCCTAGAACTGACAGCAAAGGCATGCCAGAAATCAGGAGGcaaaaatctgtaagaaaaatgatGGATGATGGAATAAACTCAACTGGCAGAGTGCAGTTTTAG